CTGTATCTTAGGCTACCATGCAAGGATTGCAAGGTCCTCAGCCTTGGAGATTGCTTCTTTTGCTGAAGGGGACAATGCATTTTATACAGAAGATATAGAGACATATTGGAGCTATTCAAATATGCTGGCTATCCCATGTTGTTAAGTGCTGTTACTGTGGACAAGGATGATAAGAATTTTCTTTCTTTCAGATAGAGCACCTCTCCTTGTTGCAGCATCAGAGCTTGTTTGCCTGGAGTAAAATTCCATTCTAGCTCATGCTGCTCGTTGACTTTTATTGTGGCCAGATGTGCATCTTCATTgaatggagaagagctggcgAGAGATGGAGGAGTGCAACTTCTTGCAACTCTTCTTTCCTGTTGCATGTATGTTGTTCAACCATCTACTCCTGGAAATGAACCACAAACATCATGCGAACATTTTTAGTTCTTAGTCAATTTGAGGCTGCCGGATCTGAAATACTCGAGTTTTCTGGGGTAGTTCCAGACATTGTGCACGGCACTGAGTTTGAGCTTCTACCAGGAGCTGTTGATGCTGCTCTACAGTCTATTGCCAATGTTTCTGTTTCATCTGAGTTGCAGGATGCTTTATTGAGGGCTGGTGTTTTATGGTAtgtcaattattttttttttttggggataAAATGCTTGGTATTTCTCTCTCAACTATAGGTATGCAGGAGGATGTCCCATGTGAGTTTAGGGCTTAGTTAGCAAACTTGGTGTTTATATGTGCCTGTGTCGCCAAATAGCTTAAGTATTTATTTAGTAAGATGAGCTTTACCATTACATGAAAATTTACTGTGTATGAAAGTAACTCTGTAAACAGCTATCTACTAAGCTCTCTAAATTTTGCAAAGGCTTAATTTTCAAAGCTTACTATATATTACTTATGAAACTGATTGATCTCAACATCTGATTGGGTTCAAAACCCGTTTTACTAAGTTCATCCATACATGACAAAGATGTTTCATGCGTGCGCTCTTGGTGGAGCAGATAATACCAACAGTACTTATGCACTAGAGTGGttatttttttttgagaaatGCCTGGCATATTATTTGGCAACTATTTTAGAACGATCTGTCCACTCCTATATCGGTGGAGCTAAAAAGGGAATGATGTATGTTAAGTCTAGCTATAATTCGATGATAATTTATGGTGGTATCATACTGTCTCCCTTTCTtatcatttttatgtttaaagTGTTGTGTCTAGTTGGGAATTGTCTAGCTATTCTATGTTGTAGTATTATCATAATTTTTGTGGGTTTTGAGCAGATCATTTGATAGGAGATACCTCTTTAAACCTAGCCTTTCCTTGTCTTTATCATTGCGGATTCAATCCTGGGTTCGTCTTTCTCTTGGGACTTCCATTTCTTTCGTAAACTTAATGATAGGGAATCCTTTCAACCTTTGGCTCTCTTAGGTatccttgatgatttttctgtcttctaACTACTGACAATAGGATATTGTCTCTTGATTACTCTGGTAGTTTTAGCTGTAAATCTCactttcaatttttaaaaagaattacAGATTGAAGAAAAATTTTGAGTAAAATGATCATGATAGTATTTCATTAAGCAGCAACAGCAATTGCCATAGGAAATAGTTGACAACAGGAAATTTTATGCAATAAACTGAAATCAAAGATGCATCCAGTCCTGAAATACAAAAGGATGATACAGGCTTTGAGAAACCATGTACATACACACTACGATGCGCAACACAAGTACATTAAGTAAAATTTGCATTCCAGATAGAAAattagataataactatatacctTAATGACAGATATCAAACCGGTCTTAAATTGTAAAACACCTAGTCCCTCACTGATAGGTTCCAAATTTTGGGACAATGAGTATGCATGCTTACATACTGCAAATAGAATAAGATTCCATTAGAACAATTGTTAGGAACCTTAAGAGCTTCAATAACCGAATTAAAGCATATATTGGCACTCCCAAGCCACTATCTTATTTCAAATAACATATACATTTTTAAATTAGCACACAATTAAGCCATATGTTGATTTTAACCCATTTAAATTGTCAGCTAAATCACAGGCCAAGTTCGAATTAGCAACAAAGAACTCAATATTAACATCAATTTCATTCTATTGAGTAATTCTTTAATACTTCTTGTCTATATGGTTGATAACATGATATATAGTTCAATAAGGATGAATATGTGACCCTCCTTTTAGGAAATGTATATCCTATAGTCGGCCAATGACTTTCACGGTTATACTGTATCATGTTGAACATACAACAAAGACAATACACACAATTTTATAATAACTTCTATATCTAATGTTAGCCAAAGTAAGTGAATAAATTAATTGGtgctatttttttaataaattatgtataattcaaaactcctTTTAATCGTCtctatcatcatcatcttcttctttcaaaaatttttcataattcttcttattttatcctTCTAGCAAGAATAAGTATTACGATTAAAAAATTCcggtgtcaaaattaaaaaactttTTGTGTTACGGTTAAAAAATTTCGGtactatttttttaataaattttgcaCAACTCAAATTTCCTGATTTCACCCTCCTAAtaagaacaaaaaagaaaaaaaaatcaaacaaaaaaaagaacGATAATGAGGATAAAACacgcaaagaaaaaaaaaagaacatgaagaagaagaattgtgTGATTCATGCACAGGATGTGTGAGTAATTTTTATTAGGTTTATGCCAACTTAACAGGACTTGGttgacaaaaatatttaaatatataacgagaccaaaaatatatatataataaattattatttctatttataaaaatttaaaatattaacaaATATATCCATTgataaaagaaattaattttaccATCACCATCACTGCCATGGCCATCCCTACCCTtccttcctcctccttctttttctttcactTCTTCGCCATATGCTAAAAGATTCTCTTTGTATACAAAGAAACAAGCACAATAAactacataaaaaaaattcaaacacacCCTTATTCTGAAAACAATACAACAAATTCCAATTTTTTTTCCCACAAGAAAAAGATGCTTTCTTCCACCTGTCTAAATCACTAATGTTACGTTCATCTAATACTAATTTGATTTAGATAAATCTATGAAGAtgataacataataataaaaagagGGATCTTTATTTACTTGAGGAGGAGAAGATCGGAGAGAGTGCGTGGGAGCTTGATGCGGCCGAATTCGGAGGCGGACATCGTGAGGTAGATGCAGAAAAGGCCAATGGTGAAGAGGAAGAATACGGCGACGGCCATAGCAAATTCGCAGCTGTTGAGAGGGAACTTCTCCAATTTGGGCTTCTTGGCGGTGGGGGAGTCGTCCTTGCCATAGTTCTCGAGGTCCTGACGAGCAACCTACCGGTATCGACCGCCATGACTCTCTGCGGCATCCTTAGATCCCAACGAATCACTCACACTGCTCGCAGCATCCTTAGATCTAGGATTTCTTTGCCTTAGATGATTATGCTGGTGATGGTGGTGCTGGTGTTGTTGAGTTGCGACCGACACCGATGAGAGAGTGTGTGGCGAAGAGGTTAAGGTGGCGGTTGAGGAGGAGGGTAAGGCGGTGATACTAGCGGCGATGTGATCAATGTTAGGATTGGAGTCGCTGAGAACGTTGAGATAGAGAGAGGGGGGGGGAGATGATGGTTGTAGTGGTGGAGAGAATGGTATaggaaattttatttaatttttaagggtttagataattttatctttttgtatGAATACAAATGATAATTTCTGTTTTCTATAAATAGATACGACGGTATTTTCAACTTTTGTAAATAAAAATGATAGTTTATTCTTAAaagaattataaatttaaaattaattaaaacttattttttacccttttttttaattttttgaacatACAAATACAAATACCAACACTAAGTATTTCAAAGATAGGAAGTAATAGTTGAATATTCAAAACTAACAGCAAGTATAACATTGATTGGGATCCTATCACAATGATCGTGGCATGAACCCTAAATCCTCAACATGTTTGAGtgctgttttcttttttttttttgtaaataaaaatgaTAGTTTATTCTTAAaagaattataaatttaaaattaattaaaacttattttttacccttttttttaattttttgaacatACAAATACAAATACCAACACTAAGTATTTCAAAGATAGGAAGTAATAGTTGAATATTCAAAACTAACAGCAAGTATAACATTGATTGGGATCCTATCACAATGATCGTGGCATGAACCCTAAATCCTCAACATGTTTGAGtgctgttttctttttttttgtctgATACACGCCCTTGGATGAGTTCAGTGAATGGCCATTGGCCAGTCTCTTCTGAACCAACCAGAGTGTACTCTTACTCTTACCCAACACCCAACGAAGCACTTGCAGTTTCAGTTTCAGTgttgaggaagaagaaaagatggagtGGTGGATGTCAATGCCAAAGGTGGAACTCCATGCTCACCTCAATGGATCCATCAGAGGCTCCACTCTCCTGTACTCCTTTTCTCCTTTCCTCTCTCTCTTGTTTTGTTTCTTCATCTCATTCTCTTTCctcttatccttttttttttgttgcacaGAGAACTCGCTAGAGCTTTGTGGGACAAGGGTCTAATAGATTTTTCCCAAGTGGAGCATGTTATCCTTAAAAGTATGCTCCTTTTCCATTTTTTCCTTTcctattttcttgttttattttcagTGTGCCCCTTCACTGTTGTTCAGCTTCATGTTCATTTTGGGACTGATTTTGACCCTAACAGCTGTTTGATTGTAAAAATTACGCACTCTGCTAGTGTTTGTGATATGAGGGACTGTTTGATTGTCACTTTTAGTGTTAGTAATCGTTACTATTATAGTGTTTAAGCCTTATAATGGTGGTGGTTATGGTTTTGTAAATACAGATGATCACATGACTGTTACAAGAATTGCGAATGAAGTATGGTTGCTTACTATCTAAATTTCTGTGTTTCTAAATCTGATGCCTTCAGCCTTTGCATTTATAGAAGCAATTTCTGAATGCAGGTTGTTGAAGATTTCGCATCAGAAAAGTTTGTCTATCTCGAATTGAGAACCACCCCAAAGGTAACTAGAAGAGCTTGGTTCTTGATGcggactctttttttttctttttggttttttctATTGATTCGACAGTGAATTTTTCGGCTTAATTCCTTACAGAAAAATGATTCCCAAGGAATGAGCAAACGTTCTTATGTTGAAGCTGTATTGGAAGGGATAAGATCTGTCAGCTCGGTTGATGTGGCTTTAATTCCTTATACTGAGGATCCTAGAAATCTTTTAGATCCTCTGCACGCAGCTACAAATGATAAATGTAATGGAAATAGTAGGAAGAAAATCTTTGTTAGGCTTCTCTTGAGTGTTGATCGTAGGGAGACAACAGAAGCAACTATGGAAACTGTAAGATGAGTAATTTCAGCATCCTTAAGTTTGATGCTTGCTACTTAATACCTTCAACACTCCATTTCTGTGTTGCAGGTCAAACTGGCACTGGAAATGAGGCATTTGGGGGTGGTTGGAATTGACCTATCTGGGAATCCAAAGGTTGGCGAATGGTATGTCAATCTATCAAGGACTCTAGCGTAGTAATTCGTAATGATGCTTTAGATCAAAGTCTCCCGTTATCTTTTTTTGGAAAAGATACTTGCCAGCATTGAAATTCGCCAGAGAACAAGGTCTTTTTGTAACCCTTCATTGTGGAGAGGTGCGCCAATCTTTTATTGTACCTGTTACCTGTGGTGATTACCTGACTGGTCTGTTTTGCTTGTTTCGTGCTTTTAGGTTCCTAATTCAAAGGAGATACAAGATATGCTCGATTTTGTTCCCCA
The DNA window shown above is from Arachis ipaensis cultivar K30076 chromosome B08, Araip1.1, whole genome shotgun sequence and carries:
- the LOC107611803 gene encoding uncharacterized protein LOC107611803 isoform X3, which encodes MSSVNGHWPVSSEPTRVYSYSYPTPNEALAVSVSVLRKKKRWSGGCQCQRELARALWDKGLIDFSQVEHVILKNDHMTVTRIANEVVEDFASEKFVYLELRTTPKKNDSQGMSKRSYVEAVLEGIRSVSSVDVALIPYTEDPRNLLDPLHAATNDKCNGNSRKKIFVRLLLSVDRRETTEATMETVRSNWHWK
- the LOC107611803 gene encoding adenosine deaminase-like protein isoform X2 encodes the protein MEWWMSMPKVELHAHLNGSIRGSTLLELARALWDKGLIDFSQVEHVILKNDHMTVTRIANEVVEDFASEKFVYLELRTTPKKNDSQGMSKRSYVEAVLEGIRSVSSVDVALIPYTEDPRNLLDPLHAATNDKCNGNSRKKIFVRLLLSVDRRETTEATMETVKLALEMRHLGVVGIDLSGNPKVGEWFLIQRRYKICSILFPIIGHACFFEEEHWRKLKSTNISG
- the LOC107611803 gene encoding uncharacterized protein LOC107611803 isoform X1, whose protein sequence is MSSVNGHWPVSSEPTRVYSYSYPTPNEALAVSVSVLRKKKRWSGGCQCQRELARALWDKGLIDFSQVEHVILKNDHMTVTRIANEVVEDFASEKFVYLELRTTPKKNDSQGMSKRSYVEAVLEGIRSVSSVDVALIPYTEDPRNLLDPLHAATNDKCNGNSRKKIFVRLLLSVDRRETTEATMETVKLALEMRHLGVVGIDLSGNPKVGEWFLIQRRYKICSILFPIIGHACFFEEEHWRKLKSTNISG